The Listeria welshimeri serovar 6b str. SLCC5334 genome has a window encoding:
- the perR gene encoding peroxide-responsive transcriptional repressor PerR, whose product MAVSNATLKEAVDVLKKTGVRITPQRHAILEFLINSHTHPTADDIYRSLEGNFPNMSVATVYNNLRVFRDAGLIKELSYGDASSRFDFSTSNHYHAICNVCGKIVDFHYPGLDEVEHFAAHVTGYEIDNHRLEVYGTCPECKEKQINN is encoded by the coding sequence ATGGCGGTGTCTAATGCAACTCTAAAAGAGGCAGTAGATGTCTTGAAGAAAACAGGAGTAAGAATCACTCCTCAGCGTCATGCTATACTTGAATTCTTAATTAACTCACACACTCACCCAACCGCGGATGATATCTATCGGTCTTTAGAAGGTAACTTTCCTAATATGAGCGTAGCAACTGTATATAATAATTTGCGAGTTTTTCGTGATGCAGGTTTAATTAAAGAATTATCTTATGGTGATGCATCTAGCAGATTTGATTTTTCCACATCTAATCATTATCACGCAATCTGCAATGTTTGCGGGAAAATAGTAGATTTTCATTATCCGGGTCTTGATGAAGTAGAACATTTCGCAGCTCATGTAACCGGATATGAAATTGATAATCATAGGCTGGAAGTATATGGTACATGTCCAGAATGTAAAGAAAAACAAATTAATAATTAA
- a CDS encoding NAD(P)-dependent oxidoreductase, translating into MKVLFTLDVPKHLQQLQAEKFPDDTFYYEGNNHFANLAEVDVIVTYGSNIKEEQIKQAQNLKLIMVFSAGVDSLPREIIQERKIKVANVRGIHAVPMGEFALSFMLSHVKKAAFFYQMQKQENWSSEEPITELAGKTLIVAGTGAIGAKVAQFAKAFDMEVLGVNTTGHPAEPFKKTYAMTDIEEIAPLADFFVSVLPQTKKTTGMYKETFFERMKSSAVFINIGRGSAVEIDVLEKASKQQQIAHFYLDVLPEEPLSAGSYLWQADNITMTPHVSGHSDKYLDRSFEIWFENMNHLKKNTKLRNEIDLNKGY; encoded by the coding sequence ATGAAAGTTTTATTTACTTTAGATGTACCTAAACACCTTCAACAATTGCAAGCGGAGAAATTTCCAGATGATACTTTCTACTATGAAGGCAATAATCATTTTGCCAATTTAGCAGAAGTGGATGTTATTGTCACTTATGGCTCGAATATTAAAGAAGAACAAATAAAACAAGCTCAAAACTTAAAATTAATTATGGTTTTTTCAGCAGGCGTGGATAGTCTTCCAAGAGAAATTATTCAAGAAAGAAAAATAAAAGTGGCAAATGTAAGAGGAATTCATGCAGTACCAATGGGAGAATTTGCTTTATCTTTTATGTTATCTCATGTGAAAAAAGCTGCTTTCTTCTATCAAATGCAAAAACAAGAAAACTGGTCGAGTGAAGAACCTATTACAGAACTTGCGGGAAAAACATTAATTGTAGCAGGAACAGGAGCAATCGGAGCAAAAGTGGCGCAATTTGCCAAAGCCTTTGACATGGAAGTATTAGGTGTAAATACAACAGGTCACCCGGCTGAACCATTTAAAAAAACTTACGCTATGACAGATATAGAAGAAATTGCGCCCTTAGCTGACTTTTTTGTCAGTGTTTTACCACAAACGAAAAAGACAACAGGCATGTATAAAGAAACATTTTTTGAGAGGATGAAAAGCAGTGCAGTTTTTATTAATATAGGAAGAGGCAGTGCAGTGGAAATAGATGTGTTAGAAAAAGCTTCTAAACAACAACAAATTGCTCATTTTTATTTAGATGTATTACCAGAAGAACCACTTTCTGCTGGCAGTTATCTATGGCAAGCAGACAACATAACTATGACACCGCATGTATCGGGCCATTCGGATAAATATTTGGATCGTAGTTTTGAAATATGGTTTGAGAATATGAATCACTTGAAAAAAAATACTAAATTACGCAATGAAATTGATTTAAATAAAGGTTATTAA
- a CDS encoding glutamate-1-semialdehyde 2,1-aminomutase, producing MDHSMSKKLHDEALLHIVGGVNSPSRSNKGVGGGIPVTMERANGAYFYDVDGNKYIDYLAAFGPIITGHAHPHITEAITKAAQNGVLYGTPTKHEITFAKMLKEAIPSLEKVRFTNSGTEAVMTTIRVARAYTGRDKIIKFAGCYHGHFDLVLVEAGSGPSTLGIPDSAGVTKSTAEEVITVPFNDLASFKEALATWGNQVAAVLVEPIVGNFGMVEPAEGFLEAINELAHENGSLVIYDEVITAFRFMYGGAQNYLGVIPDLTAMGKIIGGGLPIGAYGGRIDIMEKVAPLGPAYQAGTHAGNPASILSGIACLEVLQEEGLYDRFQKYGSMLKDGIEKAAVKHGIAVTVNQIVGALTVYFTDEPVTNYAEAGATNGDLFGRFFKGMLEEGINLAPSKYEAWFITSAHSEADILETIQAVDTVFAKMVQDK from the coding sequence ATGGATCATTCAATGTCAAAAAAATTGCATGACGAAGCACTTTTACATATAGTTGGTGGGGTTAATAGCCCATCTAGGTCAAACAAAGGAGTTGGCGGTGGAATTCCTGTCACAATGGAACGAGCAAATGGTGCTTATTTTTATGATGTGGATGGAAATAAATATATTGACTATTTAGCTGCATTTGGACCGATTATTACTGGACATGCGCATCCTCATATTACAGAAGCAATTACAAAAGCGGCGCAAAATGGCGTTTTGTACGGAACACCTACAAAACATGAAATAACCTTTGCAAAAATGTTAAAAGAAGCAATTCCTTCTCTTGAAAAAGTTCGATTTACAAACTCCGGCACAGAAGCTGTTATGACAACTATTCGTGTAGCTCGTGCTTATACGGGACGAGACAAAATCATTAAATTTGCCGGATGCTACCATGGACATTTTGATTTAGTATTAGTTGAAGCTGGCTCTGGGCCATCTACACTAGGAATTCCAGATTCTGCTGGTGTGACAAAATCGACTGCCGAGGAAGTTATTACAGTACCTTTTAATGACCTTGCATCCTTCAAAGAAGCATTAGCTACTTGGGGAAATCAAGTTGCAGCAGTTTTAGTAGAACCTATTGTTGGAAACTTTGGAATGGTTGAGCCTGCTGAAGGATTTCTAGAAGCTATTAATGAACTTGCACATGAAAATGGCTCTTTAGTAATTTATGATGAAGTTATCACAGCTTTCCGTTTTATGTACGGTGGAGCTCAGAATTATTTAGGTGTTATTCCCGACTTAACAGCTATGGGTAAAATTATTGGCGGAGGTCTTCCAATAGGTGCTTACGGCGGACGAATAGATATTATGGAAAAAGTAGCACCTTTAGGACCCGCATATCAAGCTGGAACACACGCAGGTAATCCAGCTTCCATTTTATCAGGTATCGCTTGTCTTGAAGTTTTACAAGAAGAAGGACTTTATGATCGCTTTCAAAAATATGGCTCCATGTTAAAAGATGGAATTGAAAAAGCCGCTGTGAAACATGGTATTGCAGTAACGGTTAACCAAATTGTTGGCGCTCTAACTGTTTACTTTACAGATGAACCAGTGACTAATTATGCAGAAGCTGGAGCTACAAATGGTGATTTATTCGGTCGTTTCTTCAAAGGTATGTTAGAAGAGGGTATTAACCTAGCGCCTTCCAAATATGAAGCATGGTTCATTACCTCCGCACATTCTGAAGCAGATATTTTAGAAACTATTCAAGCAGTCGATACAGTTTTTGCAAAAATGGTTCAAGATAAATAG
- a CDS encoding aromatic acid exporter family protein: MKFGARILKTGIAITLALFIAQLCNSPSPTLAGISAVFAIQPSIYRSYRTILERAQGNIIGALIAIIFGLYIGNDFILIGVAAIICVALLMQFRLENTIGLAVVTLIIVMDSPGNDFLEIALIRFGTIMLGLLAAFIVNLFFLPPKYEVSLFQLIYNTNSEIVRWIKLNLRHAADFPLLKKDMEWMQKQLNQTRNLYGLYREERTFLKKNAVSKGRKIAVYRQMLLCSQKGFELLKIQHRYENDYLQLPPDKQELIRQHIDYLTDKHEQLLLTYIDKVSIDLDYVESHLAQDPQDLMQLFLREMEETEKDEYEDMMDKYHLMRIIASIFAYQETIDYLEKIIHSFKLRHTDENQIDINVNEE; this comes from the coding sequence ATGAAATTCGGAGCTAGAATTTTGAAAACTGGTATTGCAATCACCTTGGCGTTATTCATCGCTCAGCTTTGCAATTCACCCTCTCCAACTCTGGCAGGCATTTCCGCCGTTTTTGCTATCCAACCTTCTATTTATAGGTCCTATCGAACTATTTTAGAACGTGCACAAGGAAACATTATTGGAGCTCTTATCGCCATTATTTTTGGACTTTATATTGGTAATGATTTTATTTTAATTGGAGTTGCCGCCATCATCTGTGTTGCTTTATTGATGCAATTTCGTTTGGAAAATACGATTGGCCTTGCTGTAGTAACACTTATTATCGTCATGGATTCTCCAGGTAACGACTTTTTAGAAATCGCACTTATTCGTTTTGGCACGATTATGCTAGGCTTACTTGCTGCATTTATCGTCAATTTATTCTTTTTACCGCCTAAATATGAAGTTTCTTTGTTTCAACTAATTTATAATACGAATAGCGAAATTGTGCGTTGGATTAAATTAAATCTTCGGCACGCTGCTGACTTTCCCCTTCTAAAAAAAGATATGGAATGGATGCAAAAGCAGTTAAATCAGACTCGTAACTTATATGGATTATATCGAGAAGAGCGAACTTTCTTGAAGAAAAATGCTGTCTCTAAAGGCCGGAAAATTGCTGTATATAGACAAATGTTGCTTTGCTCTCAAAAGGGTTTTGAACTTTTGAAAATCCAACACCGTTATGAAAATGATTATTTGCAACTTCCGCCAGATAAACAAGAATTGATTAGACAACATATTGATTATTTAACAGATAAACATGAACAATTACTGCTAACGTATATTGACAAAGTTTCTATTGATCTTGATTATGTAGAGTCTCATTTAGCACAAGATCCCCAAGATTTAATGCAACTCTTCCTACGCGAAATGGAAGAAACTGAAAAAGATGAGTATGAAGATATGATGGATAAATATCATTTAATGCGTATTATTGCATCCATCTTTGCCTACCAAGAAACAATCGATTATCTAGAAAAAATAATTCATAGCTTTAAACTTAGACATACAGATGAAAACCAGATCGATATTAATGTAAATGAAGAATAA
- a CDS encoding DUF402 domain-containing protein, giving the protein MYLPKEKEIIQIKSYKHNGKLHRTWKKTVVLKSTENIIIGGNDHTLVVEADGRKWVTREPSICYFHSDYWFNVISMIREDGIYHYCNLGTPFAVDEQALKYIDYDLDIKVFPDGRFHLLDEGEYEQHRRQMKYPDSIDRILKTNVDVLSHWILDKKGPFSPDYIDIWYEKYKEYR; this is encoded by the coding sequence ATGTACTTACCCAAAGAGAAAGAAATAATACAGATCAAGAGCTACAAACATAACGGAAAACTTCATCGTACTTGGAAAAAGACAGTGGTGCTTAAATCTACGGAGAATATTATTATCGGTGGAAACGACCACACATTAGTTGTGGAAGCAGACGGACGTAAATGGGTAACGCGTGAACCATCTATCTGTTACTTTCATAGTGATTACTGGTTTAATGTAATTTCAATGATTAGAGAAGATGGCATTTATCATTACTGCAATTTAGGAACTCCTTTTGCAGTTGATGAACAAGCGCTTAAGTACATTGACTATGACCTCGATATTAAGGTTTTCCCAGATGGAAGGTTTCATTTGCTTGATGAGGGCGAATATGAACAACACCGTCGCCAAATGAAGTATCCAGACTCAATTGACCGGATACTAAAAACGAATGTAGATGTGCTAAGCCACTGGATTTTGGACAAAAAAGGTCCATTTTCTCCTGACTACATTGACATTTGGTATGAAAAGTATAAAGAATACCGTTAA
- the fabL gene encoding enoyl-[acyl-carrier-protein] reductase FabL: MNKVALVTGSSRGLGREIAIALAKEGYDIAVNFSRNRKKAEEVQQEIEQLGQKCAIFKANVGDVEKVRELFKAVDEEFGRLDVFINNAASGVLRPLMELEESHWDWTMNINAKALLFAGQEAAKLMQRHQSGKIISLSSIGSIRYLENYTTVGVSKAAVESLTRYLAVELAPLGIVVNAVSGGLIETDALNHFPNREELLKDAVSKTPAGRMIEPSDLVNAVLFLVSDKADMIRGQTILVDGGRTLLV, translated from the coding sequence ATGAATAAAGTAGCATTAGTAACAGGAAGTAGTAGGGGACTTGGTAGAGAAATTGCCATCGCCCTTGCAAAAGAAGGATATGATATAGCTGTTAACTTTTCTAGAAATCGCAAAAAAGCAGAAGAAGTGCAGCAAGAGATTGAACAACTAGGACAAAAATGCGCTATTTTTAAAGCAAATGTTGGCGATGTAGAAAAAGTGAGAGAATTATTTAAAGCGGTCGATGAAGAATTTGGTCGATTGGATGTATTTATTAATAATGCAGCGAGTGGTGTGCTTCGTCCTTTAATGGAACTAGAAGAGTCACACTGGGACTGGACAATGAATATTAATGCCAAAGCGTTATTATTCGCTGGACAAGAAGCAGCTAAATTAATGCAACGTCATCAAAGTGGGAAAATTATTAGTTTAAGTTCGATTGGCTCTATTCGATACTTAGAAAATTATACAACAGTTGGAGTTTCAAAAGCAGCAGTAGAATCCCTTACTCGCTATTTAGCAGTGGAACTTGCCCCGCTAGGCATCGTCGTTAATGCTGTTTCTGGTGGTTTAATTGAAACAGATGCGCTCAATCATTTTCCAAACCGTGAAGAGTTATTAAAAGATGCTGTAAGTAAAACACCAGCTGGCCGAATGATTGAGCCGAGTGACCTGGTAAATGCGGTTTTATTCCTCGTTAGCGATAAAGCAGATATGATTCGTGGGCAAACTATTTTAGTAGATGGCGGAAGAACTCTTTTAGTATAG
- the mutY gene encoding A/G-specific adenine glycosylase: protein MKRLTWDETKITAFQEALVSWYEANKRILPWRENTEPYRIWVSEIMLQQTKVDTVIPYFNRFMTQFPTMESFVNADEADILKAWEGLGYYSRVRNLQTAMKQVMADFSGVVPSDLTTILSLKGVGPYTAGAILSIAYNQAEPAVDGNVMRVIARVLEISEDIMKASTRKIFEEVLYQLIDQENPAAFNQGLMEIGALVCTPTKPMCLLCPLQPFCEAHKNGVETNYPVKIKKTKTKTKELLSIIVLSEDGKIAIEKRPENGLLANMWQFPTIEVAKKENMEVAKLQFLNHYGLDVLLNQDPIAHIKHVFSHLIWKMDIRVANLQSAVPNENWYFATEEEMKRLAFPVPYQKMWQAWKEFKGE, encoded by the coding sequence ATGAAGAGACTAACATGGGATGAAACAAAAATAACCGCTTTTCAAGAAGCACTTGTTTCCTGGTATGAAGCGAATAAACGAATATTACCGTGGCGCGAAAATACCGAGCCTTACCGAATTTGGGTCTCAGAAATCATGCTTCAACAAACAAAAGTGGATACAGTAATTCCTTATTTTAATCGCTTTATGACTCAGTTTCCGACAATGGAAAGTTTCGTAAATGCTGATGAGGCGGATATATTAAAGGCTTGGGAAGGTTTAGGTTATTATTCTCGTGTCAGAAATCTCCAAACAGCTATGAAACAAGTAATGGCAGATTTTTCTGGAGTAGTCCCAAGTGATTTAACAACTATTTTATCACTTAAAGGTGTTGGACCATATACGGCAGGCGCAATTTTGAGTATTGCATACAACCAAGCCGAACCAGCAGTTGATGGAAATGTTATGCGTGTTATAGCACGTGTTTTAGAGATCAGTGAAGATATTATGAAAGCATCTACTCGGAAAATTTTTGAAGAAGTGTTATACCAATTAATTGATCAAGAAAATCCAGCAGCTTTTAATCAAGGATTAATGGAAATTGGTGCACTCGTTTGTACACCAACCAAACCAATGTGTTTGCTTTGTCCCTTACAACCTTTTTGCGAAGCGCATAAAAATGGTGTTGAAACCAACTATCCCGTAAAAATCAAGAAGACAAAAACGAAAACTAAAGAACTTTTAAGTATTATTGTTCTCTCAGAGGATGGGAAAATAGCTATAGAAAAACGTCCGGAGAATGGACTGCTTGCAAATATGTGGCAATTTCCAACTATTGAAGTTGCTAAAAAAGAAAATATGGAAGTAGCCAAATTACAATTTTTGAACCATTATGGCTTAGATGTTTTATTAAATCAGGACCCAATTGCGCATATCAAACATGTTTTTTCTCATTTGATTTGGAAAATGGACATTCGTGTGGCAAATCTTCAATCCGCAGTTCCGAATGAAAATTGGTATTTTGCAACAGAAGAAGAAATGAAACGGCTTGCTTTTCCAGTACCATATCAAAAAATGTGGCAAGCTTGGAAAGAATTTAAGGGGGAGTAA
- a CDS encoding metal-dependent hydrolase, whose product MDTGTHVVMGIALGALATVDPVVAGSSQAAIGIMTATIIGSQIPDIDTVLKLKNNADYIRNHRGITHSLPMLAIWPLLISSILYFIFPAATFIHLLLWTFIAVGLHIFVDIFNAYGTQAVRPFKETWVAFGFINTFDWFIFGSHVVAIAAWLLGSPVLATFVTLYVILALYYVARFVTQRMIKHAVQNLIPDSEEIIIASTIHFFQWRVAVTTKDHYYVGRAFKRNISIYEKFDRLPVPDNEIIRSAKKDKNLAAFISFSKVYNWRIEEKLDGTYVTFTDLRYRSNGHYPFVAVVKLDDDLKIISSYTGWIFSTEKLHKKLAPVSI is encoded by the coding sequence TTGGATACTGGCACACATGTAGTAATGGGAATTGCACTCGGAGCATTAGCAACCGTAGACCCGGTAGTTGCCGGAAGTTCTCAAGCTGCCATTGGTATTATGACAGCAACAATTATTGGCTCTCAAATTCCAGACATTGACACTGTATTAAAACTTAAAAACAACGCTGATTATATTAGAAATCATCGTGGAATCACGCATTCCTTGCCGATGCTTGCCATTTGGCCATTACTTATTTCATCTATTCTGTATTTCATTTTTCCAGCAGCCACGTTTATCCATTTATTATTATGGACATTTATCGCGGTTGGGCTACACATTTTTGTAGATATTTTTAACGCATACGGGACACAAGCTGTTAGGCCGTTTAAGGAAACATGGGTCGCATTTGGGTTTATCAATACCTTTGATTGGTTTATTTTTGGTTCCCATGTTGTTGCAATTGCGGCTTGGCTACTAGGATCCCCTGTACTCGCAACGTTTGTAACGCTTTACGTTATTTTGGCACTTTATTATGTGGCAAGATTTGTCACACAACGAATGATTAAGCATGCGGTTCAAAATCTAATTCCAGATTCAGAAGAAATCATTATCGCTTCTACAATTCACTTCTTTCAGTGGCGCGTGGCAGTAACAACTAAAGATCATTACTATGTAGGCCGAGCTTTTAAACGAAACATCTCTATCTACGAAAAATTTGATCGTTTACCAGTTCCAGATAATGAAATCATCCGTTCTGCGAAAAAAGATAAAAACCTTGCAGCTTTCATCTCATTCTCCAAAGTATACAATTGGCGAATCGAGGAAAAACTAGATGGTACTTATGTTACTTTTACCGATTTGCGTTATCGAAGTAATGGGCACTATCCTTTTGTAGCAGTAGTTAAATTAGACGATGATTTAAAGATTATTTCATCTTATACTGGTTGGATTTTCTCAACAGAAAAATTACACAAAAAATTAGCACCAGTTAGTATTTAA
- a CDS encoding dUTP diphosphatase, which translates to MKVRGFEVVNEASRKFPEQTISLPIRGDKGSAGYDFFSNETVTIAPEEKHIFWTDIKSYMQEDEVLNIHVRSSIGIKKGLLLCNGTGIIDSSYYSNPGNDGNIGIAIKNFSTTPVEITAGERVAQGIFQKYLVADTDILANESRVGGIGSTGR; encoded by the coding sequence TTGAAAGTAAGAGGATTTGAAGTAGTTAATGAAGCAAGTAGAAAGTTTCCAGAACAAACAATATCGCTACCAATACGCGGTGACAAAGGTTCAGCCGGTTATGATTTTTTCTCCAATGAAACAGTAACTATTGCACCAGAAGAAAAACATATTTTCTGGACTGATATTAAAAGTTATATGCAAGAAGATGAAGTTTTAAATATCCATGTTCGTTCTTCTATTGGTATTAAAAAAGGTTTATTACTTTGTAACGGAACTGGAATTATCGATTCTTCTTATTATAGTAATCCAGGGAATGATGGTAATATTGGCATTGCTATCAAAAATTTCTCTACGACACCAGTTGAAATAACAGCAGGAGAACGTGTTGCTCAAGGTATATTCCAAAAGTATTTAGTAGCAGATACAGATATTCTTGCAAATGAATCACGTGTTGGTGGAATTGGCAGTACAGGTAGATAA
- a CDS encoding YfhJ family protein: MYTYLDELTAELMAKNPHLDKEQALWWIEMLWSDFESSYAKAGYPYRGPEYAADYVRQQIERHGSFLHQVERKDPNK; this comes from the coding sequence TTGTATACTTATTTAGATGAACTAACAGCGGAATTAATGGCTAAAAACCCGCATTTAGATAAAGAACAGGCTCTGTGGTGGATTGAAATGCTTTGGTCGGATTTCGAAAGTTCCTACGCAAAAGCAGGCTATCCTTACCGAGGACCTGAGTACGCGGCGGATTATGTCCGTCAGCAAATCGAGCGGCACGGTAGCTTTTTACATCAAGTAGAACGAAAAGACCCAAACAAATAG
- the recX gene encoding recombination regulator RecX produces MKITSISVQQKNKERYNIFIDEKYNFSVDEEVLARFQLMKGKVLTEAEIEEIKQADMVRKGLNKAINFLSHRVRSEKEIRDYLKKQEMEPFAIDEILKKLADMDYINDVEFAELYTKTQIKTTLKGPRTIERELVEKGLTREIISQVIEEYSDENQLENATKQAMKIMKRNNKSAKKMLQQKITTDLIQKGYSSEVAKAASLEATNELDMADEADILQKQIEKTMRKNKRYKPSVAKQKTITSLMQKGFSYDTIQSYLTENEISFEEEE; encoded by the coding sequence ATGAAAATCACGTCCATTAGTGTCCAACAGAAAAATAAAGAACGTTATAACATTTTTATTGATGAAAAATACAACTTTAGTGTAGATGAAGAGGTTTTAGCGCGGTTCCAGCTCATGAAAGGAAAAGTGTTGACTGAGGCCGAGATAGAGGAAATTAAACAAGCAGATATGGTTCGCAAAGGTCTTAATAAAGCGATTAACTTCTTGTCTCACCGTGTGCGCTCAGAAAAAGAAATTCGCGATTATTTAAAGAAACAAGAAATGGAACCTTTTGCTATTGATGAGATTTTAAAAAAATTAGCTGATATGGATTATATTAACGATGTTGAATTTGCAGAACTATATACAAAAACGCAAATCAAGACAACGCTCAAAGGCCCACGAACAATCGAACGTGAACTAGTCGAAAAAGGCTTAACAAGAGAAATCATTAGTCAAGTGATTGAAGAATATTCAGATGAAAATCAACTTGAAAATGCCACTAAACAAGCAATGAAAATCATGAAGCGAAACAATAAAAGCGCTAAGAAAATGCTTCAACAAAAAATCACTACAGATTTAATCCAAAAAGGTTATTCAAGTGAAGTAGCCAAAGCTGCCTCATTAGAAGCAACAAATGAATTAGATATGGCAGATGAAGCAGATATTTTACAAAAACAAATCGAAAAAACAATGCGAAAAAATAAACGTTACAAACCAAGTGTCGCTAAACAAAAAACAATTACATCGCTAATGCAGAAAGGTTTTTCTTATGATACAATTCAATCATACCTAACTGAGAATGAAATCAGTTTCGAGGAGGAAGAATGA
- a CDS encoding TIGR01777 family oxidoreductase, with protein sequence MNILLTGATGFIGDHLVHELEKSDHELYILTRQKLQNRANVHYIEWLNDDKLPNLDDLPVDICINFAGAGLMDEKWTYDRKKVIVNSRIEATSALLSIVKKMKSKPKLWINASAIGAYTSSKSTIYLDTEENSYADNFLGKTVYEWEKTASAASDLGIRVVYARFGLVLGTGGGSFPVFEKLFRTYTGGKFGSGKQWYSWIHVDDVVRAILFIFDHEQIDGVVNFTAPHPVQEKKFAERLGKKMHKPYKTPVPKKIIKFILGERAVTILDSQRAYPQKLMSNHFEFRFQTLQEALDDLVD encoded by the coding sequence TTGAATATCTTGCTTACAGGCGCAACGGGTTTTATTGGTGATCATTTAGTACATGAGTTGGAAAAATCTGATCACGAACTTTATATTTTAACAAGACAAAAACTTCAAAACCGCGCAAATGTACATTATATTGAATGGTTAAATGATGATAAGTTACCAAATTTAGACGATTTACCAGTAGATATTTGTATTAATTTTGCTGGTGCTGGTTTAATGGATGAAAAATGGACTTACGATAGAAAGAAAGTGATTGTAAATAGCCGCATCGAAGCTACTTCTGCACTCTTATCCATTGTGAAGAAAATGAAATCCAAGCCAAAATTGTGGATTAACGCGAGTGCAATTGGCGCTTACACATCTTCCAAATCCACTATTTATCTTGATACAGAAGAAAATAGTTATGCAGATAATTTCTTAGGAAAAACTGTCTATGAATGGGAAAAGACAGCTAGTGCAGCGAGTGATTTAGGTATTCGTGTTGTTTATGCTCGCTTTGGGCTTGTACTTGGAACTGGCGGAGGTTCATTCCCCGTTTTTGAGAAGCTATTCCGAACTTATACTGGTGGAAAATTCGGCAGTGGTAAGCAATGGTATTCTTGGATTCATGTAGATGACGTGGTTAGGGCTATTTTATTTATTTTTGATCACGAGCAGATTGATGGAGTTGTTAATTTTACTGCTCCTCATCCTGTTCAAGAAAAGAAATTTGCTGAACGGCTTGGTAAAAAAATGCATAAACCATATAAAACACCGGTTCCGAAAAAAATTATTAAATTCATTCTTGGTGAACGGGCAGTGACGATTTTAGATAGTCAAAGAGCTTATCCTCAAAAACTGATGAGCAATCATTTTGAATTTCGTTTCCAAACTTTACAAGAAGCTTTAGATGATTTAGTGGATTAG